Proteins encoded by one window of Chaetodon trifascialis isolate fChaTrf1 chromosome 15, fChaTrf1.hap1, whole genome shotgun sequence:
- the spag9a gene encoding sperm associated antigen 9a isoform X7, translating to MELEDGVVYQDDPGTSAMMSERVSGLANSIYREFERLIGKYDEDVVKELMPLVVAVLENLDSVFAENQEHEVELELLKEDNEQLITQYEREKALRKHAEEKFIEFEDTHEQDKKDLQNHVDRMESHSRQLELKIKNYADQISRLEERELELKKEYNSLHQRHTEMIHNYMEHVERIKMQQISETSESSTVGRVRRERPLSLGIFPPSAGVSMLTPDPQTRAETLGTEGWRFTDPTQPRSNTSLKDELSDFTGSKSATPMSITASDMEREDGNSKSTEVQAAPGTRSISVGLPDNEDSSDVQDIIESTPELDMDLIGYKPCSTPTKGIENMAFDRNTDSLFEELSSAGTGLIGDVDEGADLLGMGREVENLIQENSQLLETKNALNVVNKDLILKVDELTCEKEMVHGELEAVLQAKTKLEDKNRELEEELKKVRLEVEEMKQKNKDEEDSDVPTAQRKRFTRVEMARVLMERNQYKERLMELQEAVRWTEMIRASRENPALTEKKKSSIWQFFSRLFSSSSSAPAIKKVESQSNVKYNTTGSLMKRSSTFSQFPTEKSKTFDFLNEEKDQCSSPSRKEQKRAQYRQVKAHMQKEDGRVTAHGWSLPSKYKVANGGQVENKMNLPVPVYLRPLDQKDASMKLWCAAGVNLSGGRTGPTSELTGQTKGSQSSLDQLEQDSKDQEKRQQEKELVVQDEMSSTVWVCTSTNSSTKVMVLDASQPSDLLDSFYACNTHVVCIASVPGVLETDYPAGEEVPQDLEASQGDRVSLAGSVASVGSTGSDGALAAEGTTAIPQTASSSFSDQPAEHSGVPGSVELSRESSPAEDGVPTAEEATEATEANTGVGEEGEEDQGVDQNQPGIYTEHVFTDPLGVGPTDSPPADTQRGSGQDGVASLPEESDQSEGDVLRMSSALPTMWLGAQNGCLYVHSSVARWRKCLHAIKLKDSILSIVHVKGRVLVALADGTLAIFHRGIADGQWDLTNYHLLDLGRPHHSIRCMTVVHDKAWCGYRNKIYVIQPKAMRIEKSFDAHPRKESQVRQLAWVGDGIWVSIRLDSTLRLFHAHTYQHLQDVDIEPYVSKMLGTGKLGFSFVRITALVVSCSRLWVGTGNGVIISIPLSEANKTMGIVPNRPGGAVRVYGDDSSDCAVSGSFVPYCSMAHAQLCFHGHRDAVKFFVTVPGQAMPPPGTADSGSDDPASESSDTATSEPKTYLVMSGGEGYIDFRMGDEGGELDGLSEPTAGRQSAPTRAEQSHLIVWQVTASHD from the exons ATGGAGCTGGAAGACGGAGTTGTGTACCAGGACGACCCGGGGACATCAGCGATGATGTCTGAGCGGGTATCGGGCCTGGCCAACTCCATCTACCGCGAGTTCGAGAGGCTCATCGGCAAATATGACGAAGACGTGGTGAAGGAGCTGATGCCGCTTGTCGTGGCCGTGCTGGAGAACCTGGACTCGGTGTTCGCGGAGAACCAGGAGCACGaagtggagctggagctgctgaaggaggacaACGAGCAGCTCATCACCCAGTACGAGCGGGAGAAAGCGCTGAGGAAACATGCAGAGGAG AAGTTCATTGAGTTTGAGGACACTCATGAACAGGATAAGAAGGACCTGCAGAACCACGTGGACAGAATGGAGTCCCACTCCCGACAGCTGGAGCTCAAGATCAAGAACTACGCAGACCAGA tcAGCAGGTTGGAAGAACGTGAACTGGAGCTCAAGAAGGAATACAACTCCCTCCATCAGCGACACACGGAG ATGATCCATAATTACATGGAGCATGTAGAAAGGATCAAAATGCAGCAGATAAGTGAGACTTCAGAGTCAAGCACAGTCGGCCGAGTCAG gaGGGAGCGGCCTCTCTCTTTAGGGATCTTCCCACCATCTGCTGGGGTGTCTATGCTCACACCAGACCCCCAGACCAGGGCAGAGACACTAGGGACAGAGGGGTGGAGGTTCACCGACCCAACGCAACCACGGTCCAACACTAGCCTCAAG GATGAGCTGTCGGACTTCACCGGCTCCAAGTCGGCCACACCAATGTCCATCACGGCCTCGGACATGGAGAGGGAAGATGGGAACAGTAAGAGCACGGAGGTGCAGGCTGCACCGGGGACTAGATCCATATCAGTGG GTTTGCCTGACAATGAGGACAGCTCTGATGTGCAGGACATCATTGAGTCCACCCCTGAGCTGGACATGGATCTCATTGGGTACAAGCCCTGCAG TACCCCTACTAAAGGCATTGAGAACATGGCATTTGACCGGAATACAGACTCTCTGTTTGAAGAGCTGTCGTCTGCAGGCACTGGCCTCATAGGGGATGTGGATGAAGGGGCCGACCTGCTGG GTATGGGCCGGGAAGTTGAAAATCTCATTCAGGAGAATTCACAACTGCTTGAGACAAA AAATGCTCTGAACGTCGTGAATAAAGACCTGATACTGAAGGTGGACGAGCTGACGTGTGAGAAGGAGATGGTGCACGGAGAGCTGGAGGCTGTGCTGCAAGCCAAGACCAAGCTGGAGGACAAgaacagagagctggaggaggaactCAAAAA GGTGCGGCTTGAGGTGgaggaaatgaagcagaaaaataaagatgaagaaGAC AGTGATGTACCGACAGCCCAGAGGAAGCGCTTCACCAGAGTGGAAATGGCCAGAGTGCTGATGGAAAGGAACCAGTACAAAGAGAGACTGATGGAGCTACAGGAAGCCGTGCGGTGGACAGAGATGATCAG GGCATCGAGGGAAAATCCAGcactcacagaaaaaaagaaatccagcaTCTGGCAGTT cttcagcagactGTTTAGCTCCTCCTCCAGTGCCCCTGCCATAAAGAAGGTGGAGTCCCAGTCCAACGTGAAGTACAACACCACGGGCAGcttgatgaagaggagcagcacCTTCTCCCAGTTCCCCACAGAGAAGTCCAAGACGTTTGACTTCCTCAATGAAGA GAAGGACCAGTGCAGTTCACCATCGCGTAAAGAGCAAAAGAGAGCCCAGTACAGGCAGGTCAAGGCCCACATGCAGAAGGAGGATGGACGAGTCACTGCACACGGCTGGAGCCTGCCCAGCAAATACAAG GTGGCAAACGGTGGACAGGTAGAGAACAAAATGAACTTACCTGTACCAGTATACTTGAGACCTCTGGATCAGAAAGATGCTTCTATGAAG CTGTGGTGTGCTGCAGGGGTCAATTTGTCTGGGGGAAGGACAGGGCCCACATCAGAGCTCACTGGGCAGACGAAGGGTTCCCAGAGTAGCCTTGACCAGTTAGAGCAAGACAGTAAG GATCAGGAGAAACGGCAGCAGGAGAAGGAGCTGGTCGTTCAGGATGAGATGTCCAGTACGGTGTGGGTGTGCACCAGCACCAACTCCTCCACCAAGGTCATGGTGCTGGATGCCAGTCAGCCCTCTGACCTGCTTGACAGCTTCTACGCCTGCAACACCCACGTGGTCTGCATTGCTAGTGTGCCAG GTGTGTTGGAGACTGATTATCCGGCAGGTGAAGAGGTGCCCCAAGACCTGGAGGCTAGCCAAGGTGACAGGGTGTCACTGGCTGGCAGCGTGGCCAGTGTTGGCTCCACGGGCAGTGATGGTGCTCTGGCAGCAGAGGGGACCACCGCCATCCCCCAGACGGCCAGCTCAAGTTTCTCCGACCAGCCGGCTGAGCATAGCGGCGTCCCTGGCTCAG TTGAGCTTTCCAGAGAGAGCAGTCCAGCAGAAGACGGAGTTCCCACGGCGGAAGAAGCAACAGAAGCGACGGAGGCTAACACCGGTGTGGGcgaagaaggagaggaagaccaGGGAGTGGATCAGAACCAGCCAGGAATCTACACGGAGCACGTGTTCACCGACCCGCTGGGCGTGGGACCCACTGACTCCCCTCCCGCTGACACACAGAG GGGCTCCGGGCAGGATGGCGTGGCTTCATTGCCAGAGGAGTCGGACCAGTCAGAGGGGGACGTCCTGAGGATGAGCAGTGCCCTCCCCACCATGTGGCTTGGGGCTCAGAATGGATG TCTGTATGTCCATTCGTCCGTGGCGCGATGGAGGAAGTGTCTCCATGCCATCAAGCTCAAAGACTCCATCCTCAGCATAGT GCATGTTAAAGGGAGAGTCCTTGTAGCTCTGGCTGATGGGACGTTAGCCATATTCCATAGAGGCATTG CAGACGGTCAGTGGGATTTAACCAACTACCACCTGCTGGATCTGGGCCGCCCGCACCACTCTATTCGCTGTATGACAGTAGTCCACGACAAGGCGTGGTGCGGCTACAGGAACAAGATCTACGTCATCCAGCCCAAGGCCATGAGGATAGAG AAGTCATTTGACGCTCATCCTCGCAAGGAGAGTCAGGTACGGCAGCTAGCCTGGGTTGGAGACGGTATCTGGGTGTCTATCCGACTGGATTCCACTCTGCGCTTGTTTCACGCCcacacctaccagcacctccagGACGTGGACATTGAGCCATATGTCAGCAAGATGTTGG gtacAGGTAAACTGGGCTTCTCGTTTGTGAGAATCACAGCTCTGGTGGTGTCCTGCAGCCGACTGTGGGTAGGGACAGGAAATGGCGTCATCATCTCCATCCCACTGTCTGAAG CCAACAAGACAATGGGAATAGTGCCAAATCGGCCCGGCGGTGCCGTCCGGGTTTACGGTGATGACAGTTCAGACTGTGCCGTGTCAGGCAGCTTCGTGCCGTACTGCTCCATGGCCCACGCCCAGCTGTGTTTCCATGGACATCGAGATGCTGTCAAGTTCTTTGTCACTGTGCCAG GTCAGGCGATGCCCCCTCCAGGAACTGCAGATTCAGGCTCTGATGACCCTGCATCTGAATCCTCTGACACAGCGACCTCTGAGCCCAAAACCTACCTGGTCATGAGTGGAGGCGAAGGCTACATTGACTTCAGAATGG GTGATGAAGGCGGTGAGTTGGACGGTTTATCAGAGCCAACGGCCGGCCGGCAGTCGGCGCCTACCAGAGCCGAACAGAGCCACCTCATCGTCTGGCAGGTCACAGCCTCTCatgattga
- the spag9a gene encoding sperm associated antigen 9a isoform X8 yields MELEDGVVYQDDPGTSAMMSERVSGLANSIYREFERLIGKYDEDVVKELMPLVVAVLENLDSVFAENQEHEVELELLKEDNEQLITQYEREKALRKHAEEKFIEFEDTHEQDKKDLQNHVDRMESHSRQLELKIKNYADQISRLEERELELKKEYNSLHQRHTEMIHNYMEHVERIKMQQISETSESSTVGRVRRERPLSLGIFPPSAGVSMLTPDPQTRAETLGTEGWRFTDPTQPRSNTSLKDELSDFTGSKSATPMSITASDMEREDGNSKSTEVQAAPGTRSISVGLPDNEDSSDVQDIIESTPELDMDLIGYKPCSTPTKGIENMAFDRNTDSLFEELSSAGTGLIGDVDEGADLLGMGREVENLIQENSQLLETKNALNVVNKDLILKVDELTCEKEMVHGELEAVLQAKTKLEDKNRELEEELKKVRLEVEEMKQKNKDEEDSDVPTAQRKRFTRVEMARVLMERNQYKERLMELQEAVRWTEMIRASRENPALTEKKKSSIWQFFSRLFSSSSSAPAIKKVESQSNVKYNTTGSLMKRSSTFSQFPTEKSKTFDFLNEEKDQCSSPSRKEQKRAQYRQVKAHMQKEDGRVTAHGWSLPSKYKVANGGQVENKMNLPVPVYLRPLDQKDASMKLWCAAGVNLSGGRTGPTSELTGQTKGSQSSLDQLEQDSKDQEKRQQEKELVVQDEMSSTVWVCTSTNSSTKVMVLDASQPSDLLDSFYACNTHVVCIASVPGVLETDYPAGEEVPQDLEASQGDRVSLAGSVASVGSTGSDGALAAEGTTAIPQTASSSFSDQPAEHSGVPGSVELSRESSPAEDGVPTAEEATEATEANTGVGEEGEEDQGVDQNQPGIYTEHVFTDPLGVGPTDSPPADTQRGSGQDGVASLPEESDQSEGDVLRMSSALPTMWLGAQNGCLYVHSSVARWRKCLHAIKLKDSILSIVHVKGRVLVALADGTLAIFHRGIDGQWDLTNYHLLDLGRPHHSIRCMTVVHDKAWCGYRNKIYVIQPKAMRIEKSFDAHPRKESQVRQLAWVGDGIWVSIRLDSTLRLFHAHTYQHLQDVDIEPYVSKMLGTGKLGFSFVRITALVVSCSRLWVGTGNGVIISIPLSEANKTMGIVPNRPGGAVRVYGDDSSDCAVSGSFVPYCSMAHAQLCFHGHRDAVKFFVTVPGQAMPPPGTADSGSDDPASESSDTATSEPKTYLVMSGGEGYIDFRMGDEGGELDGLSEPTAGRQSAPTRAEQSHLIVWQVTASHD; encoded by the exons ATGGAGCTGGAAGACGGAGTTGTGTACCAGGACGACCCGGGGACATCAGCGATGATGTCTGAGCGGGTATCGGGCCTGGCCAACTCCATCTACCGCGAGTTCGAGAGGCTCATCGGCAAATATGACGAAGACGTGGTGAAGGAGCTGATGCCGCTTGTCGTGGCCGTGCTGGAGAACCTGGACTCGGTGTTCGCGGAGAACCAGGAGCACGaagtggagctggagctgctgaaggaggacaACGAGCAGCTCATCACCCAGTACGAGCGGGAGAAAGCGCTGAGGAAACATGCAGAGGAG AAGTTCATTGAGTTTGAGGACACTCATGAACAGGATAAGAAGGACCTGCAGAACCACGTGGACAGAATGGAGTCCCACTCCCGACAGCTGGAGCTCAAGATCAAGAACTACGCAGACCAGA tcAGCAGGTTGGAAGAACGTGAACTGGAGCTCAAGAAGGAATACAACTCCCTCCATCAGCGACACACGGAG ATGATCCATAATTACATGGAGCATGTAGAAAGGATCAAAATGCAGCAGATAAGTGAGACTTCAGAGTCAAGCACAGTCGGCCGAGTCAG gaGGGAGCGGCCTCTCTCTTTAGGGATCTTCCCACCATCTGCTGGGGTGTCTATGCTCACACCAGACCCCCAGACCAGGGCAGAGACACTAGGGACAGAGGGGTGGAGGTTCACCGACCCAACGCAACCACGGTCCAACACTAGCCTCAAG GATGAGCTGTCGGACTTCACCGGCTCCAAGTCGGCCACACCAATGTCCATCACGGCCTCGGACATGGAGAGGGAAGATGGGAACAGTAAGAGCACGGAGGTGCAGGCTGCACCGGGGACTAGATCCATATCAGTGG GTTTGCCTGACAATGAGGACAGCTCTGATGTGCAGGACATCATTGAGTCCACCCCTGAGCTGGACATGGATCTCATTGGGTACAAGCCCTGCAG TACCCCTACTAAAGGCATTGAGAACATGGCATTTGACCGGAATACAGACTCTCTGTTTGAAGAGCTGTCGTCTGCAGGCACTGGCCTCATAGGGGATGTGGATGAAGGGGCCGACCTGCTGG GTATGGGCCGGGAAGTTGAAAATCTCATTCAGGAGAATTCACAACTGCTTGAGACAAA AAATGCTCTGAACGTCGTGAATAAAGACCTGATACTGAAGGTGGACGAGCTGACGTGTGAGAAGGAGATGGTGCACGGAGAGCTGGAGGCTGTGCTGCAAGCCAAGACCAAGCTGGAGGACAAgaacagagagctggaggaggaactCAAAAA GGTGCGGCTTGAGGTGgaggaaatgaagcagaaaaataaagatgaagaaGAC AGTGATGTACCGACAGCCCAGAGGAAGCGCTTCACCAGAGTGGAAATGGCCAGAGTGCTGATGGAAAGGAACCAGTACAAAGAGAGACTGATGGAGCTACAGGAAGCCGTGCGGTGGACAGAGATGATCAG GGCATCGAGGGAAAATCCAGcactcacagaaaaaaagaaatccagcaTCTGGCAGTT cttcagcagactGTTTAGCTCCTCCTCCAGTGCCCCTGCCATAAAGAAGGTGGAGTCCCAGTCCAACGTGAAGTACAACACCACGGGCAGcttgatgaagaggagcagcacCTTCTCCCAGTTCCCCACAGAGAAGTCCAAGACGTTTGACTTCCTCAATGAAGA GAAGGACCAGTGCAGTTCACCATCGCGTAAAGAGCAAAAGAGAGCCCAGTACAGGCAGGTCAAGGCCCACATGCAGAAGGAGGATGGACGAGTCACTGCACACGGCTGGAGCCTGCCCAGCAAATACAAG GTGGCAAACGGTGGACAGGTAGAGAACAAAATGAACTTACCTGTACCAGTATACTTGAGACCTCTGGATCAGAAAGATGCTTCTATGAAG CTGTGGTGTGCTGCAGGGGTCAATTTGTCTGGGGGAAGGACAGGGCCCACATCAGAGCTCACTGGGCAGACGAAGGGTTCCCAGAGTAGCCTTGACCAGTTAGAGCAAGACAGTAAG GATCAGGAGAAACGGCAGCAGGAGAAGGAGCTGGTCGTTCAGGATGAGATGTCCAGTACGGTGTGGGTGTGCACCAGCACCAACTCCTCCACCAAGGTCATGGTGCTGGATGCCAGTCAGCCCTCTGACCTGCTTGACAGCTTCTACGCCTGCAACACCCACGTGGTCTGCATTGCTAGTGTGCCAG GTGTGTTGGAGACTGATTATCCGGCAGGTGAAGAGGTGCCCCAAGACCTGGAGGCTAGCCAAGGTGACAGGGTGTCACTGGCTGGCAGCGTGGCCAGTGTTGGCTCCACGGGCAGTGATGGTGCTCTGGCAGCAGAGGGGACCACCGCCATCCCCCAGACGGCCAGCTCAAGTTTCTCCGACCAGCCGGCTGAGCATAGCGGCGTCCCTGGCTCAG TTGAGCTTTCCAGAGAGAGCAGTCCAGCAGAAGACGGAGTTCCCACGGCGGAAGAAGCAACAGAAGCGACGGAGGCTAACACCGGTGTGGGcgaagaaggagaggaagaccaGGGAGTGGATCAGAACCAGCCAGGAATCTACACGGAGCACGTGTTCACCGACCCGCTGGGCGTGGGACCCACTGACTCCCCTCCCGCTGACACACAGAG GGGCTCCGGGCAGGATGGCGTGGCTTCATTGCCAGAGGAGTCGGACCAGTCAGAGGGGGACGTCCTGAGGATGAGCAGTGCCCTCCCCACCATGTGGCTTGGGGCTCAGAATGGATG TCTGTATGTCCATTCGTCCGTGGCGCGATGGAGGAAGTGTCTCCATGCCATCAAGCTCAAAGACTCCATCCTCAGCATAGT GCATGTTAAAGGGAGAGTCCTTGTAGCTCTGGCTGATGGGACGTTAGCCATATTCCATAGAGGCATTG ACGGTCAGTGGGATTTAACCAACTACCACCTGCTGGATCTGGGCCGCCCGCACCACTCTATTCGCTGTATGACAGTAGTCCACGACAAGGCGTGGTGCGGCTACAGGAACAAGATCTACGTCATCCAGCCCAAGGCCATGAGGATAGAG AAGTCATTTGACGCTCATCCTCGCAAGGAGAGTCAGGTACGGCAGCTAGCCTGGGTTGGAGACGGTATCTGGGTGTCTATCCGACTGGATTCCACTCTGCGCTTGTTTCACGCCcacacctaccagcacctccagGACGTGGACATTGAGCCATATGTCAGCAAGATGTTGG gtacAGGTAAACTGGGCTTCTCGTTTGTGAGAATCACAGCTCTGGTGGTGTCCTGCAGCCGACTGTGGGTAGGGACAGGAAATGGCGTCATCATCTCCATCCCACTGTCTGAAG CCAACAAGACAATGGGAATAGTGCCAAATCGGCCCGGCGGTGCCGTCCGGGTTTACGGTGATGACAGTTCAGACTGTGCCGTGTCAGGCAGCTTCGTGCCGTACTGCTCCATGGCCCACGCCCAGCTGTGTTTCCATGGACATCGAGATGCTGTCAAGTTCTTTGTCACTGTGCCAG GTCAGGCGATGCCCCCTCCAGGAACTGCAGATTCAGGCTCTGATGACCCTGCATCTGAATCCTCTGACACAGCGACCTCTGAGCCCAAAACCTACCTGGTCATGAGTGGAGGCGAAGGCTACATTGACTTCAGAATGG GTGATGAAGGCGGTGAGTTGGACGGTTTATCAGAGCCAACGGCCGGCCGGCAGTCGGCGCCTACCAGAGCCGAACAGAGCCACCTCATCGTCTGGCAGGTCACAGCCTCTCatgattga